From Lycium ferocissimum isolate CSIRO_LF1 chromosome 12, AGI_CSIRO_Lferr_CH_V1, whole genome shotgun sequence, one genomic window encodes:
- the LOC132039526 gene encoding uncharacterized methyltransferase At2g41040, chloroplastic-like codes for MATSPSLSLNHHHSYLIPTQNGVSWNSRICVPKRCYSSGLTSRIKASSVVAVEPELRTPAQDTKEAELFACPICYEPLMRKGPSGFNVPAIYRSGFKCDKCNKSYSSKNIYLDLTVTSGTKEYRESKPTRTELFRYHSAVQISCSCLIK; via the exons ATGGCCACTTCTCCTTCACTTTCtttaaatcatcatcatagttaTTTAATTCCAACACAAAATGGGGTTTCTTGGAATTCAAGAATTTGTGTTCCTAAACGGTGTTACTCAAGTGGATTGACTTCAAGAATCAAAGCTAGCTCTGTTGTTGCTGTTGAACCG GAATTGAGAACTCCAGCTCAGGATACTAAAGAAGCTGAATTGTTTGCTTGCCCAATTTGTTATGAACCACTTATGAGAAAAGGCCCTTCAGGATTTAACGT ACCAGCAATCTACAGATCGGGCTTCAAATGTGATAAATGTAATAAGTCATATTCAAGCAAAAATATCTACCTTGATCTCACTGTGACTTCCGGAACAAAAGAATATAGAGAATCTAAGCCAACTCGGACTGAGCTATTCAGGTATCATAGCGCTGTTCAAATTTCATGCAGTTGCTTGATTAAATAA